CAAGGACCGCTGAAGATCAGCAGGCTCTCGGTGGACGGCCGAAACACCACCTACAGCCGCAGAGGTGCCCAGGAGTTGGCGATCACCCCGCCGCACGGTCTACGGAAGGGTAGCTCGTTCGTCGTCTCGGTGAGCTACGCCGGCGTCCCGCAGAAGATCGACGACCCCGCGCTGGGCGTCTCCGGCTGGGTCGCCACCAAGGACGGCGCGGTCGCACTCAACCAGCCGATCGGTGCGGCGACCTACTACCCGGTGAACGACACCACCGACGACAAAGCGACCTACACCCAGACCATCACCGTCCCCACCGGACTCACGGTGCTGGCCAACGGCGAACCCGGGCCCACCACCACGCACGATCACCAGACCACCTTCCGCTGGACCATGAACCGGCCGATGGCCAGCGAGCTGAGCATGCTCGCGATCGGCAACTACGACGTCACCCGCGGCGTGGCGGCCGGCGGCCTGCCGAACATCACCGCGATCGGCAAGTCGATCGACACCAAGCCCGGTCAGGGCAAGGTGTTCAACCAGACCACGGCGCAGGTCATCCAATGGGAATCCTCGATGTACGGGCGGTACCCGTTCGACTCGACCGGCGGCATCCTCGCCGACGTCGGCGTCGACTACGCCCTCGAGACGCAGAGCCGGCCGGTCTACGACCAGAGCACCAGCGATGTCGACGGCGACCTGCTCGCCCACGAACTCGGCCACCAGTGGTTCGGCGACAGCCTCACTCCCGTGCACTGGTCGGACATCTGGCTCAACGAAGGCTTCGCGACCTACTCCGAGTGGCTCTACCAGGAGAAATTCAACAACGTCCCCGTGCAACAGACCTTCGCGAAGGCCTACGCCGACGAGAAGGACTGGAGCGGCGAAGTCGCCGACCCCGGACGTGATCACATCTTCGACGACCTGGTCTACAACCGCGGCGCGATGACACTGCAGGCGCTGCGCATGAAGATCGGCGACCGCGCCTTCTTCGAAGTGCTCACGCAGTGGCCGACCGCTCACCGATACGGCAACGTCTCGACGCGGCAATTCATCCAGTTCGTCGAGCGACTGACCCACCGCAACCTCGACTCGTTCTTCCATGCCTGGCTCTACCAAGCGGGCAAGCCGGCACTCTGACCACGTCATGGACTGCACTGACCGCGTCACGCTCTCCTAAGAGCGTGTCTCATTTGGTGAGTTTCTTGTGGCGGGTGTGGGTGGCGGCGAGGGTGAGGAAGGCGCAGAAGTGGTTGGCGTAGCGGTCGTGGCGGATGGGAGTCGGTGGTAGCCGAAGAGTCAGGCGATGGATCGTTCGATGATCCAGCGGTGTGTGCCGAGTTTCTTGCTGGTCTCGATGCCTGTGCGGGCGATGCGCACGGCGATGCCGCGGTCGCGGACCCAGTCCCGCAGGTCGGCCTGGTCGGACAGAACATGGATCTTCGATCCGGACTTGCCGCCCTCGACCGGGTTCGGGCCGGTCATGGGTCCCCTTTTTTTCGCGCGCACCGATGCTCCGTCCAGGACTGCCCGGGACCAGTCGATCTCGCCTTGACTACCCAGTTCGTCCAGGACAGCCCGGTGCAGCCTGATGGCCAAGTACACCTAGGGCATGGTTCATGTCGTCGGGCTGACGACAGGCCGGTCGTGATGTTGCGCTCCGCGACCGGCTGGCCGTTGAACGTGTAGAACCGCGTGCCAACCGTGCTGGAAGTTCCGGTCGCACGGAACAGCTCCAGGTCGTTCAGGGTCAGCGTGGTGCCGGTCGCGTCCTTGGTCAGCAGCAGGTTGCCGTCGGCGTCGTAGGTGTAGCTGGAGACGTGGCCGCTGGCGTCGGTGGCGGTGGCGATGTCGCCTTCGCCGTCGTAGGTGAAGGTCTGTCGGGTGTCGCCGGTTCCCTGGGTGAGGCGGCGGCGGCGGTCTACGCCTTCCTTCTCCCGCCAGTGAAGCGCCTGCGAGCGGGCTGAACCACGGGGCAACCAATCCTCCCCTTCAGTCGTGCACGTCCTGCATGCATGCAACAAGGGAGGGCCAGCATGACCTTACGAAGATCACCGACGTTGCTCGCCGTCGCGCTCGCCATCGCGCTCACCGTCACCGATGGCGCGATGGCGGCAGCGGAAACCACTGGTCAACAGCGTTCCGAGGTGACGCTGTCCGCGACGTCCTGGGGTTACGTCGACTCAGCGACACCGACCACCGCCAATTTCAAGCCATCCGGCAACTTGCCGATCGGCACCTGGGACAACACACCGCACCTCCAACGCTCGTACCTCAATTTCGACCTGAGCTCGTTGCGAGGTGTGCCGTTCACGACGGTGCTGCTTTCGGCCGGCGAGACGCACTACGTCGACTGCGGCAGCCGCGCCACCGAGGTGTGGCGGACCTCCGCCTACACTAAGCAGTCGACCTGGCAGAACCGCCCGGCGGAGCGGACACGGGTAGCCTCCAGGGGCGCCGACGGCACCTGCATCGACAACGACGCCACGTTCGACGTCACCACTGCGGTGCGGGACGCGGTCGACCACAAGGACCGTCACCTCACGCTGGGCTTCCGGGTCGCCGAAGCCCACGAGGCGGACCCGGCGTTCTATCGGCTGATCGAGGCCCCGGCAACGCTGCGGGTGGTCAACAACGCGCCGCCCGCGCCGCCGACCGACCTCCGCACCAACGACGAACCCTGTGCCAAGGACGGCACCGGAGCACTGGTGCGCCGCCAGCTGGAGCTGAGCGCACAGGTATCCGACCCGGACGGCGACTTCACGTCCGGGCAGTTCACGTGGTGGCCGGTGGCGGACCCGTCGCAACGGCACACGGGTGCCGGGTCGGGCAACCCCGCCGCGGCGTACCCGGACACCTCGGACCTCGCCGACGGCACCTACGCGTGGGAGGTGTACGCACAGGACAGCTGGGGTGCGAAGTCGTCCACGGTGGGCCCGTGCCGGTTCACCGTCGACCGCACGGATCCGAACGCGCCTGCCGTCGTCTCCGCGACGTACCCGGCGGGCGCCGAGGGCGGCGGGGTCGGTGTGGCGGGCGAGTTCACCTTCTCTCCCAACGGTTCCACCGACGTCGTGCGGTACGACTACAACTTCGGTGCGAACACGCGTGAGATCGCCGCAGGCCCCGACGGCACGGCCACCGTCAGCTTCACGCCAACGGCCAACGGCTGGCAGTCGGTGATCGTGCGGGCGTGGGACCGGGCGGGCAACCTCTCGCTCAGCACCTACTACTCATTCCTTGTCAAGGAGACGCGGCCGACGGTCACGTCCGACCGCTACCCGCCGCAGGGCGGCCCGGACGACGGCATCGGCGTGCCGGGCGTGTTCCGGTTCGCGCCGGGGATGCCGAACGTCGTGGCGTATGACTACCGGCTGGACGACGGCGCGTCCGCCACGGTCACGGCCGGCCAGGACGGTGTCGCCGAGGTGACGATCACGCCGGCCACCGGTGGTGATCACGTGCTGTTCGTGCGCAGCACCGACACCTCGGGCGTAACGTCGCCGGAACGGGAGTACCGATTCCTCGTCGATGCGTCACCGGTGGTAAGCGGGCCCGAGAACGTCGACCTGGGCACCTCGGCCACGTACACGGCAACCCCGAGAATGCCGGACGTCGTCGAGTACAACTACTGGTTCGCGAGTGCCGAGAGTACGAAGTGGACGGTCAAGGCGAACGCCGACGGAACCGCCACGCTGCCGGTCGAGTTCACCTCAGCTGACCAGAACCTGCTGCGGGTCCAGGCCCGCGACGCGTCCGGCGGGCTGTCCCCGGTGACGGAGAAACGGTTGTCGCTCAACACCTGGCGACCGACGATCGGCCACGAGGGCGACATCGCGACGGAGGGCAGAGCCGCCACGTTCACGTTCACCACCCCGATGCCGAACGCCGTGGAGTTCGAGTACTGGCTGACGGCGGACCCGGCGACCAGGTGGACCGTGCCGGTGGGCGGGAACACCTCGACGGTGAGCTACACCCCACCAAGGATCGGTGACTACGAGATGGTGGTACGCACGAGGAACACGGCGGGCGTGTGGTCGTCAACGGACAACATCACGTGGACAGTGACGAACGATCCAACGGTGACCTCGAAGGAGTTCCAGGCAAACGGGCGGGTGTTCCCCGGCACCTTCACGTTGGAAGCCCGCCAGCCGGGCGCGGTGGCGTTCGAGTACTCGTTCGACTGGGGTCCGTTCCAGCAGGTGGCCGCTCAGAACGGGCGCTCCGTGCTGGCATGGACTCCCCCGCTGCCACCGGAAGGCTGGGCCTCCCACAACCTGCGGGTGCGTACGGTGACGGCCGACCAGGTCTCCTCGCAGGAGAACACGTACGGGTTCAGCATCTCGAGCGCGCCGTACGTGTCGTCCAAGAAATACCCGGAAAGCGAGTGGTCGGGCGGTGCTGGTGTGCCGGGGACGTTCACCTTCACGCCGGGTATGCCGGGCATCGTCTCCTACACCTACTACGTCCAGAACGACCGGGGTGCCGTGACAGAGGAGCTCACCGTGCCGGCGGACAGTTCGGGTGCGGGGACGATGACGTGGACCCCACCGGACCGAGGCATCTACTCGGTCACCGTGTGGGGCAACACGGCCGACGGCACCAGGTCGGGTGGCATCGGCTACTCGGTGTACGTCAACTAACCGCGTGACCGGCGGCCCCGCTCCCGCCAGGGCGGGGCCGCATGCCCAGTATCGGCAGCACGCTCTCCCGAACCAGTAGGCACATCGACGAGCTGAAGCGGCCAGGTGCAGCGAGGACGAGATCTTCGTTGTGACGGGTCCCGCCCGATCGGGGCGGTGCTGGGCAGCTTCGAAACCGACCGCGACACGATCCATCGCTGAGAGGTGCCGAGAACGTACGTGGCCGCTCGTCCTTCGGTGGTCAACACCGACCACCGAGAGGACCGACCATGACCGAAAACGTCAACTGGGTCGAATCACCGTCGGCCGCCCACACACTGTCACGCCGACCAGGGCATCCTGTCCAGCTTGTACGAAGCCGCGCCGCAGAGCTGAGCAGGTCTCGCCTCGAAAGGCGTAACAGAAAGATCCACTGCGCCGACTCCCTCCGCCACCGGGCACGAGGAGGCGCCATGGACATCGAGCTGGGCCGGGTGGTGCTCGACGGCGAGATCGTCGCCTACCGGGAAGGGCGCCTGGACTTCGCGGCCCTGGGCTACGGGCCGCTGCGCCGCCGCTCCGAGGGTGTCACGGTGGTGTTCGTGGCGTTCGACCTGCTCGGCGCCCGCGGCCGCGACCTGCGGACGTTGCCGTACGCACGCCGGCGGGAACGGCTGGAAGCCGTCATCGGCGCGGGCAACGCCGGCGTGCAGCTGATGCGCTCGACACTCGACGTCGAGCTGGCCCGTGGGTGGATCGGCGCCGAGCAGGCTGCCGTCGGCGTCGAGGGAGCCCTCGCGAAGCCGCTGGGCAGCCGATGTCCGCTGCGCGGCGGACGTTCGGGCTGGGTGAAGGTCCGCCACTTCGACGACGTCGACGCCCTGGTCCTCGGCCAGACCGACCGGCGGCAGGTGCGGGCGGTCGGGCTCTCGACGACGCTGTCCCGGCCGGCGCTCGTGTCGCTCGCGGGCAGGCTCCGGCTCGCGCCCGGCGGCCCCGTCCGGGCATCGGGGGTCGTGGCCGGCTTGCCCGGCAACGAGGACTTCACCTACTGGCCGGTCGAACCCGGTGTGGTGGTCGAGGCCCGCGCGGACTCGGCAGTCGAACTCGGCCGGTACCGACATCGGCTCACCGTGGTAAGGGCGAAACCCTTCACCACCACGCCATGAGCCCCAGGTCAGGGGTTCGTCGGTGCCTCACCGCGTTTCAGGGCGGCAATGGTGGCCCGGATTCTCTCTTCTTCCTCGTCAGCGGCTGAGCCCATGCCGGTGACCCGGTCCATGTGGACGACCAGGAGGGCTTCAAGCCGATTCAGCCATTGGGCGTTCGATTCGCCGGGTCTCTGCTGTACCTGGTCAGCCATGCCCTCAGAGTACGGCTTCGCCCTGACGCGCGAAGCCGTCGGGTGTCCGTGGGACGGCACCGTCATCCGCCCGGGCAGCCAGCTCTCACACCGTCCGCGGCAGGGTCACCCCGGCCGCGGCGACCGCCTCGGCGATCGTCATGCCCTCGGACGGATCGCCCTCCAGCGTCCACTCCAGCCGCACCGTGTAGCGCTGGGCCATCGCCTGCAGGTCCTCGACAATGTGCTGGACCAGCACGGCCAGGTCCTCCTCCTGGTCCTCGACGCCCTCGCTCGAATCGCGAACGGCCCACTCGGCTCCCCACGAGATGTAGGGGTCGTCCGGGTCGGAGTCGTCGACTCCGCGACGCAGCACCACCTCCACCACGCGCGTCGGCCGCGCGCTGAGGCCTGGACGGGAAGCCTTGAGCTCGGCACGCTCACGGGCGCGCCGCTGTTGCCTGGATTCGGTCACCCCGGATGTATCGGCACCCCACGCCACCGAGATGAAGGCTCAAGCCGATCACACCGAATCGCCCGGTTGGAGCGTCGGCAGCCGGATCACGAACTGGAAGGATCTTGGACGTGGCCACACCAACGCCGTCCATGATCGCCCGCCGCCTGCTCTACGCGCTCAACGACAAGATCCGCGATGACTCGGAACCTGAACTGCTGCTGCAGCTCGGCACGCTCGCGGCCCAGGTCGCGATCGCCGAACGTCTCGCCGGCATCGAAGTCCCTCGACGCCGGCATCGACGTCCACACACACGGCAACTAGCAGTTGACCTCTCGAACGTCAGTGGTGGCGTTTGCGGTGCTCACGTCCGGAGGCGCGGCGTTGCTGGCGCGTGAGTGAGGTCGGGTCGGCGGGCGGGCGGCGCGCGGGTTCGACAAGTTCACGCAGAGCCTCGAGGGTGTACATCAGGGCTGTGCTCGCCGACTCCCTCCTTCGCGTGGGCCGGCCTTCGTAGACGGACGTGCCTTCATGCCCACCGGCGGGACGGGTGGCGTGACGGCTGGGTAACTACGCGCGTTCGGCAGGCGGTGTCGTGGAGCGGACTCCGGCCAGCAGGAGGTCCACGAGCCGGCGGACGTAGTCGCGGTCAGCCGGCTGATTGCGTTCCAGGACGCGGAAGTGCAGCGAGCCAGTCAGGGCCTCCAGCAAGAGTTCCGCGTCGGTTTCGCGGGGGAGTTCGCCCCGGTCGATGCCGCGGTGGATGACCTCGCCGGCGCGGTCGAGGCGGGCGGCCCGAAACTGCTGGAGCAGTTCCTCGAACCGTGTGTCGTCCGGTTGGACGAGGGTGATGCGGGCCAGCGCCCGGCCGGTGGGCGTGGCGAGGAAGGCAGCCAGGTCGGTGAAGAAGGCCGTCAGGTCCTCGCGGATGGAGCCGGTGTCCGGACGGGGCAGCTCAGCATCCAGACGATCGGAGAGGGCCTCGAGGATCAGGGCGTTGCGAGTGCCCCACCGGCGGTAGACGGAGGTCTCGTGGACCCCGGCGCGGGCGGCGATGTCGGCGACGCGAGCACCTGCCAGGCCCTCGGCGGCCAGGAGTTCGGTGGTGGCTTCGAGGACGGCTTGGCGTACGGCGGCGCCGCGACGGTGCGAGGGGGCCGGGTGGGGTGGTGCCATACCTCTCATCATCGCAAGTCGAGTTGCGTTCCGGCCGGAAGGGGGCTTCACTGGAATTAACGCAAGTTGACTTGCGTTGGCGTGATCCGAGGAGGTTTCTGTGCTCACCACCATGGCCAAGACCGCCGATGGCGTGCTGCGCGGGCGGGTCGAGGACGGCCTGACCGTTTTCCGGGGTGTGCGCTATGCCACCTGCGAGCGGTTCGGCCCGCCCCGCCGGGTGCCCACCTGGAGCGGGGAGCGCGACGCCACCGTCGACGGTCCGATCGCCCCGCAGCGGCCGTCCCGGCTGGAGCCCGTCATGGGTGCTCCGGAGCCCCACGAACAGGGTGAGGACTGCCTGAACCTGACCATCACCACTCCTGGGGCCGACGATCGTGCCCGCCCGGTGCTGGTGTGGTTCCACGGCGGCGCCTGGATCTCGGGCGCCGGCTCGTGGAAGTGGTACGGCGGTCACCGGCTGGCCCAGGAAGGTGACGTGGTCGTCGTCTCGGTCAGCTACCGGCTGGGCGTGCTCGGTTATCTGCGTGCCCCGGGGATCTCCGAGGGCAACCTGGGCCTTGCCGACCAGCTCGCCGCGCTGAGGTGGGTGCACCAAAACATCGCCGCCTTCGGTGGTGACCCGGACGCGGTGACGGTGGCCGGCCAGTCCGCAGGTGGCCACACCGTGCGGTGCCTACTGGGCATGCCCGCCGCCGAGAACCTCTTCCGCCGGGCCATCCTCCAAAGTTCGCCGGGTTTCGACCTCATTAATGCCCGCACCGTCGAGCGTGCCGCCCAACGGTTCCTCACCCGGCTCGGTCAGGACCCGCGCGCCGCTTCGGTGCCCGACATCCTCGATGCCCAGAGTGAGGTCGCGCGCGCAGCTGCCGGCAGGTTCGGGCTGAAAATCATCTCCCCGTTCTGTCCCATCCCCGGAGTCGGGCCCCTCCCGGACGAGGCGGACTGGACCGCCTGCCTCGTCGACCGCGCACCCACGCTGGACGTCATCATCGGCACCACCGCACGCGAGATGAGCGCCTTCTACACCTTGAATCCGGCGCTGCGCCGCCTGCGCCGAGTTCCCGCCGTGGGACCAGTGATCACCAACACCTGGGAACATCACGCGAGCGACACCGTGTGCAACCGCCCCACCCGTCGCCTGGCCGCCCGCCTCAACGACAGCGGGGCGCGCGTCCGGGCCTACCGGTTTGACTACGCCCCGCCCGCGTCCCCCTTCGGGGCCACCCATTGCATCGAGCTACCCTTCCTGTTCGGCACCGCCGCCGACTGGGCCACCGCGCCGATGCTCGCCGGAGCGGACCCGAACGACATCGACACACTGGGCCGACACCTGCGCGCCGCCTGGCTCGGCTTCATCCGCACCGGCACCCCGGCCACCGAGCCGCCCTGGCCGCAATACACGGCAGACTCAGCCGCCGTCCGCCACTGGCGCCGCTGAGGATCACAGCGGGCAGCGCGGGCCCGCCGATCCGGCGTTCGAGAGAGCGATGAGTCATGCCGCGAACTCTGGCGACGATCGGGCCGTGGCGGGTCGGCCGCTGAGGGACAGTTTCCCGCCACCGCATCAGCCCGGGGATGACGACCGTAGTCCGCGCTGACGCGCTCACCCCGGTGCAGCGGCTCGTAGTCGGACTCGTCGCCGTCTACGCGGTCCGCGCGACCTCAGTCCGCCGGCTCACGCTGGACGACCTGGACTTCCGCTGGCGACGCATCCGCATCGGCCGAACGACCCGGCCGATGCCCGATCTGGTGCACCGGCTGCTGCTGACCTGGCTGGCCCAGCGCCGCCGAAAGTGGCCGCACACCGGCAACCGGCACATGCTGCTCAGCCACACATCCGCAGCCGGCACCGCGCCGGTCAGCAACTACTACCTCAGCTGGCACCTGGCCATGCGCGAATCCCGCTGGAACGCCTCCGCGCGGACCGCGTCCTGTCCGAAGCTCTGGCCGTCGACGCCGATCCACTGCACCTCGCGGCCGTCTTCGGCCTCAGTCTGCAAACCGCCATCGACTACTTCGAGATCGCCCGCGCCCTCGCCGCCCGACCGATCGAGCAGCCAGGTCTGCCGTCCACTCCGGGCCGATGACGGCTGTCCTTGCCATCGTCGCGAGAACCACTTTGCAACGAACTCGACGCTTTTCCGGTCACCATGACCCAGAGTCACTTGGGTTCCCACCAAAACAGCTTCAGCGTGCGTGAACACGAGCAGATCGCCGGAGCGAGATAGGCCGTATCCCTGGATACGGCGGCGGCCTGGCGGCCGCTGGCATGATCGGAAGGGCACGAGCGGGGGCAACCCCCGGCCCACCTCGTCACCACGTCCCGCCCGACGCCGTCGAAGTCGACCCACGGCAGGTACAGGACTTCATTGGGCGGCAGACGAGCACCGGCAGTCCAGTGGCAGCGATACACCGTCTTCGTCACCCGCGCCGTCCCCTCCCACGTCGTCCATTGTGGTCGATGTCTACAACTCCTCGGTATCAGCGGCTTTGCCTCCCGCTACAGCCAGCGCCAGGATCACAAGCATGGAGAGAGCCCTCGGCGCCAAGCTCTCGATCAGGCAACGACGAGGGGTGACGCCCTCGCCGGCCGGGTGGGCGCTCGTCAGCCACGCTCGTCAGGTTATGGCCGAATTGGCTCGGATGGATGCGGAACGCTTGGCCAGACGCGGCAAGACGTCGCAAGGCACGATTCAACTCCCGGAGTGAATCGCTGCTCGGCAGGATTGCGGGGTGAAGCGCCTCGCCGGCCAGCATCACGCGGAATCAAGCCCGGCCGGGCAACTCCGTGCCACAGTTCGCCGTCCCGGCTGGGATTTCCGGCTCGGGTCTGGGCTCGTCCGAGCAGCAGTTGAAGGGTGATCATTTGCCCCCGTGGGCGTCCGGGCTGTACGCCCCCGCCGCTACAGCGACGCCGCTGGCCCGCGAGACCTGGCCGCCGGGCGATGGGCGCGTCGACTGCGATCTCGCACGGGCGGCGGTCGATCCGGGGACGGCGAGGTAGCCACCGAGAGTGCGGCCTGGGCCGCGGATGTCAATGCCCGGGCTGAGCTGGGTGCCACGGCCTCGC
The sequence above is a segment of the Amycolatopsis sp. 2-15 genome. Coding sequences within it:
- a CDS encoding carboxylesterase/lipase family protein, producing the protein MLTTMAKTADGVLRGRVEDGLTVFRGVRYATCERFGPPRRVPTWSGERDATVDGPIAPQRPSRLEPVMGAPEPHEQGEDCLNLTITTPGADDRARPVLVWFHGGAWISGAGSWKWYGGHRLAQEGDVVVVSVSYRLGVLGYLRAPGISEGNLGLADQLAALRWVHQNIAAFGGDPDAVTVAGQSAGGHTVRCLLGMPAAENLFRRAILQSSPGFDLINARTVERAAQRFLTRLGQDPRAASVPDILDAQSEVARAAAGRFGLKIISPFCPIPGVGPLPDEADWTACLVDRAPTLDVIIGTTAREMSAFYTLNPALRRLRRVPAVGPVITNTWEHHASDTVCNRPTRRLAARLNDSGARVRAYRFDYAPPASPFGATHCIELPFLFGTAADWATAPMLAGADPNDIDTLGRHLRAAWLGFIRTGTPATEPPWPQYTADSAAVRHWRR
- a CDS encoding TetR/AcrR family transcriptional regulator, with amino-acid sequence MAPPHPAPSHRRGAAVRQAVLEATTELLAAEGLAGARVADIAARAGVHETSVYRRWGTRNALILEALSDRLDAELPRPDTGSIREDLTAFFTDLAAFLATPTGRALARITLVQPDDTRFEELLQQFRAARLDRAGEVIHRGIDRGELPRETDAELLLEALTGSLHFRVLERNQPADRDYVRRLVDLLLAGVRSTTPPAERA
- a CDS encoding RHS repeat domain-containing protein; this translates as MPRGSARSQALHWREKEGVDRRRRLTQGTGDTRQTFTYDGEGDIATATDASGHVSSYTYDADGNLLLTKDATGTTLTLNDLELFRATGTSSTVGTRFYTFNGQPVAERNITTGLSSARRHEPCPRCTWPSGCTGLSWTNWVVKARSTGPGQSWTEHRCARKKGDP
- a CDS encoding M1 family metallopeptidase, with translation MLIISGALAAGLLAATSPAAEATPAREPLYSPGAPGAGDPYFPDMGNGGYDVSHYDIRLAFNPETKAINATTTILATATQDLARFDLDFQGPLKISRLSVDGRNTTYSRRGAQELAITPPHGLRKGSSFVVSVSYAGVPQKIDDPALGVSGWVATKDGAVALNQPIGAATYYPVNDTTDDKATYTQTITVPTGLTVLANGEPGPTTTHDHQTTFRWTMNRPMASELSMLAIGNYDVTRGVAAGGLPNITAIGKSIDTKPGQGKVFNQTTAQVIQWESSMYGRYPFDSTGGILADVGVDYALETQSRPVYDQSTSDVDGDLLAHELGHQWFGDSLTPVHWSDIWLNEGFATYSEWLYQEKFNNVPVQQTFAKAYADEKDWSGEVADPGRDHIFDDLVYNRGAMTLQALRMKIGDRAFFEVLTQWPTAHRYGNVSTRQFIQFVERLTHRNLDSFFHAWLYQAGKPAL